A window of the Tiliqua scincoides isolate rTilSci1 chromosome 5, rTilSci1.hap2, whole genome shotgun sequence genome harbors these coding sequences:
- the LOC136653017 gene encoding olfactory receptor 14I1-like produces the protein MEFPVTDGRPNLTSISDFLLLEFAEVRELQILHFFVFLALYLTAMIGNLLIIILVRLDHHLHTPMYFFLMNLALMDMGTISVMVPKSMTNSLMNSRTISYSGCVAQTFFLFFFGGSDFALLTIMAHDRYVAICNPLQYEAIMTKGACIQMAMSAWICGVLYAVTHTSGTFTITFCSNVVDQFFCEVPKLIRLSCTDLYLVEVGLLVLSCSGMLGCFFFIVTSYVSIFTAVLRIPSAQGRQKALSTCLPHLTVVSLLVFLGLFVYAMPSSNNSSGLNLVISVIYTTLPSMLNPFIYSMRNKEIQTALWKFLHQSSFPNRISRLL, from the coding sequence ATGGAGTTTCCTGTTACAGATGGAAGACCCAATCTTACCTCCATCTCTGATTTTCTGCTCCTGGAATTTGCAGAGGTCCGAGAACTACAGATCTTGCATTTCTTTGTGTTCCTAGCTTTGTACTTGACAGCCATGATTGGAAATCTTCTCATCATTATTTTAGTACGCCTTGATCATCActtgcacacccccatgtacttcttcctgatgaacttAGCCCTGATGGACATGGGCACCATTTCAGTCATGGTACCCAAATCCATGACTAATTCACTCATGAACAGCAGAACCATTTCTTATTCTGGGTGTGTCGCTCAAacgttctttcttttcttctttggagGCTCCGACTTTGCACTGTTGACCATCATGGCGCATGACCGCTATGTTGCCATCTGCAATCCACTACAATATGAAGCTATTATGACCAAAGGAGCTTGCATTCAGATGGCAATGAGTGCATGGATTTGTGGTGTTCTCTATGCTGTTACGCACACAAGCGGCACCTTTACAATTACTTTTTGCTCGAACGTTGTtgatcagttcttctgtgaagtCCCAAAGTTAATAAGACTCTCTTGCACTGACTTGTACCTAGTTGAAGTTGGGCTTCTTGTGCTTAGTTGCAGTGGAATGTTGGGATGCTTTTTTTTCATAGTGACATCATATGTGTCGATCTTCACTGCAGTGCTGAGAATTCCTTCTGCACAGGGACGTCAGAAAGCCCTTTCCACTTGCCTTCCTCACCTCACTGTTGTCTCTTTGCTTGTATTCCTTGGACTCTTTGTCTATGCAATGCCTTCCAGTAATAATTCATCTGGCCTGAATCTTGTTATTTCTGTCATATATACCACTTTACCTTCTATGCTGAACCCATTCATTTACAGCATGAGAAATAAAGAGATCCAGACTGCATTGTGGAAGTTTCTACATCAGAGTAGTTTTCCTAACAGGATCTCAAGATTGTTGTGA